The Pricia mediterranea genome includes a window with the following:
- a CDS encoding 3-keto-disaccharide hydrolase encodes MKNRIMISIKGVVFGLCLLVFHNCNAQKNAGSDKGWVSLFNGKDLEGWTTKIHHYETGNNHGDTFRAEDGIIKVRYDNYEGDFDDRFGHLYYDTPYSHYHLSMEYRFVGELHPGAPSYTLKNSGVMFHSQDPHSMPKEQNWPISVEMQFLAGIKEGQERPTGNMCSPGTEIVYDGDIYPGHCLNSTSDTYFGDQWVKAELIVRGDSLVTHKINGKKVLEYTKPQIGGGVVEGYDPKVKKDGQLLKEGFIALQSEGQPIDFKNIKIKVLEER; translated from the coding sequence ATGAAAAACAGGATAATGATTTCGATAAAAGGAGTTGTATTTGGATTATGCCTTTTGGTTTTTCATAACTGTAATGCTCAAAAAAATGCGGGTTCAGACAAGGGATGGGTCTCGTTGTTCAACGGCAAGGATCTGGAGGGATGGACCACGAAAATCCACCATTATGAAACGGGCAATAACCACGGAGATACTTTCCGGGCGGAAGATGGCATAATCAAAGTCCGCTATGACAACTACGAGGGGGATTTCGACGACCGGTTCGGACACCTGTACTATGACACGCCCTATTCCCACTACCATTTGTCGATGGAATACCGTTTTGTGGGCGAACTCCATCCGGGAGCGCCTTCGTACACCTTGAAGAACAGCGGGGTCATGTTCCACTCCCAAGACCCACATAGTATGCCGAAGGAGCAGAATTGGCCGATTTCGGTAGAAATGCAGTTTCTGGCGGGAATCAAAGAGGGGCAAGAGCGCCCTACCGGTAATATGTGCTCTCCCGGCACTGAAATCGTATATGATGGGGACATCTATCCCGGACACTGCCTTAACTCGACGTCGGACACCTATTTTGGAGACCAATGGGTAAAGGCAGAACTGATCGTTCGGGGCGATTCACTAGTGACCCATAAGATCAACGGAAAAAAGGTACTGGAGTACACCAAGCCTCAAATCGGCGGCGGGGTAGTAGAGGGTTACGATCCCAAAGTCAAAAAAGATGGGCAGTTGCTAAAAGAAGGTTTTATAGCGCTGCAAAGTGAGGGACAGCCCATCGATTTCAAGAATATTAAAATCAAGGTTCTTGAAGAGCGCTAA
- a CDS encoding SDR family NAD(P)-dependent oxidoreductase, producing the protein MQYSGIRNKTAIVTGAAEGIGYAICESLIRAGAQVVLNDLDKSRAEEAAKLLDVNNPGKCLAFAGDAGDVPTIERMVDFAVTNFGSVDFVVPNAGMSLFGDFLDFTPESFQKVMRLNLQGAFFLAQSAAKQMIRQGQGGRMILISSQVGIRAYHRLSAYGMTKAALRMFAQNLAYELGQHGITVNAIAPGATLTERTSQEQPDYEGVWSKLNPNGRVGKPEDIARTCLFLLSDEASHINGQTIPVDGGWTTAGKYPEDLS; encoded by the coding sequence ATGCAATATTCGGGTATAAGGAACAAAACCGCTATAGTCACCGGTGCCGCGGAAGGCATAGGATACGCCATCTGTGAATCGCTGATACGGGCGGGTGCCCAAGTGGTGCTCAATGACCTCGACAAGTCACGGGCGGAGGAAGCGGCTAAACTCCTCGACGTAAATAATCCGGGGAAATGCCTTGCTTTCGCCGGGGATGCAGGCGATGTGCCCACCATCGAGCGCATGGTCGATTTTGCCGTCACGAATTTCGGGAGCGTCGATTTCGTGGTGCCCAATGCGGGGATGTCGCTGTTCGGGGATTTTTTGGACTTTACTCCCGAATCCTTTCAAAAAGTAATGCGCCTCAATTTACAAGGCGCCTTTTTTCTGGCGCAAAGTGCCGCCAAACAGATGATTCGTCAAGGGCAGGGCGGACGTATGATCTTAATATCCTCGCAGGTCGGTATCAGGGCGTATCATCGGCTATCCGCCTATGGGATGACCAAGGCCGCCTTGCGGATGTTCGCACAAAATCTCGCCTACGAACTGGGACAACATGGAATTACCGTGAATGCCATCGCACCGGGCGCCACTCTGACCGAGCGAACCTCGCAGGAACAGCCCGATTACGAGGGCGTCTGGAGCAAACTGAATCCCAACGGAAGGGTCGGAAAACCAGAGGATATCGCCAGAACCTGCCTTTTTCTACTCTCGGACGAAGCCTCCCACATTAATGGGCAGACGATTCCGGTGGACGGGGGCTGGACCACCGCCGGAAAATACCCCGAGGATTTAAGCTGA
- a CDS encoding SMP-30/gluconolactonase/LRE family protein: MKSHKSELLFDTQSVLGEGPVWDWRRQRLFWVDIEGKMLHRSEASGENHTQWDFNGMLGAAVPAGSGNLILALESGLASFDPETERLTPLQVLENNDSKMRYNDGKVGPNGHFWIGSMHKETAPKSGNLYLVDQRFHVEVKIASTSISNGMAWSSDNKTFYFIDSPTHEVRAYDFDAENSSISNKKSIIRVPEEYGSPDGMSIDDEGMLWIAHWGGSCVRRWNPATGQFLEKITVDAPHVTSCCFGGRNLDTLYITTARSGLSENQLQEFPASGGLFISRPAVKGTLINYFKDN; this comes from the coding sequence CCCACAAATCTGAACTTCTTTTTGACACACAATCCGTTCTGGGCGAAGGCCCGGTATGGGATTGGCGTAGGCAACGATTATTTTGGGTGGATATCGAAGGGAAAATGCTACACCGATCGGAGGCCTCGGGCGAAAATCATACCCAATGGGATTTTAACGGGATGCTGGGGGCGGCCGTACCCGCAGGCTCGGGAAACCTGATTTTGGCCCTAGAGTCGGGCTTGGCCTCTTTTGATCCAGAGACCGAAAGACTGACACCCCTCCAAGTCTTGGAAAACAACGATTCAAAAATGAGGTACAACGACGGTAAAGTAGGACCCAACGGCCACTTTTGGATCGGGAGCATGCACAAAGAAACTGCCCCTAAGTCCGGCAACCTCTATCTTGTCGATCAGCGGTTCCATGTCGAGGTCAAAATCGCAAGCACATCAATTTCGAACGGGATGGCCTGGTCATCCGATAACAAGACTTTCTACTTTATCGATTCTCCGACCCACGAGGTTCGTGCCTATGATTTCGATGCGGAAAACAGTTCGATTTCCAATAAAAAATCCATCATACGGGTTCCGGAAGAATATGGGAGTCCCGATGGTATGTCGATAGACGACGAAGGAATGCTTTGGATTGCCCATTGGGGCGGCAGTTGCGTACGCCGCTGGAATCCGGCCACCGGCCAATTCCTTGAAAAAATAACGGTAGATGCCCCGCACGTCACCTCGTGTTGTTTTGGAGGAAGAAATCTGGACACCCTTTACATTACTACGGCAAGAAGCGGTCTCTCCGAGAATCAATTACAGGAGTTTCCGGCAAGCGGCGGGCTGTTCATAAGCCGCCCTGCGGTAAAAGGAACCCTTATCAACTATTTTAAGGACAATTGA